The window AAATTATCAGTCATTCGTGTGTCAGATTTTTATCTAATAGTATCTTTCCCCTATGAAAGTGCTTGGATTCTCAACTGGTTTTTGTTGTTACAATTGAATTGCAATAACCATATCACTGTCAATGCTCTGATGTAAGAATAatgtaagagaaaaaaaagaggaggaaaatATGGATGCAGACAATCTGTGCAGCTGTGCTTCTAGGAGAGTGTCATTTACCTTCAAGTTTTTAGAATttgctcatcttcatctttcattaaaatacatgattttttttgtgttctTCCGTAGCCATGAATGCATGCTCACTCTATAGTTTTCTTAATTTATTCTTGCAGGTCAACCATCTAGATGTCTCAGTCGGTGCAAGGGTCTTTTTGTTAGTTACTTTGCAAAGTTAAACTTGAAAATTTAAAGGATAAAAAAATGTCCAGGACTGCAATAATTTTGCATCGATTTCGTCAAGCAGCTGCCAGTCAGAGCCTCGTAGAGACTTCTCTTCAGTCATGCCCATATTTTGGTGTTCCTCTGAGATGGTTAAGCTGCAcagagcaaacttcaaaatgGGAAACTTCTACATCTTATCAGATTGATGACGTAGATCAATATTCACCAATTAGTAGTGTAGCAAAAATCTGCACACATCCCCTTTCATCTCACGTAAACCACTGTTATCACCACAGTCGTTCACTGGGTTTCTCAAGTGTCTCAAGTTCTCGTCGCATGTATTCCTCTGATGCTAGAGCCAAGCCAGAAGATTACAAAAATGCTATGGCCAAAGTTTCTTCTACAGAAACTTCTGAAGTCGGCGCCACAGATCACAGTGGCAACACTTGGATTGATATTTTAGATAGTGCCCGTCACTCTACCATAGATGCTACTGCAGCCGCACTTAAGAAACTGAAGGCGATGACTGATCCAATTGTACCTTGCATCCAGGAGTTATATGCTACCTATCCAGATCTACAGAGGATGGTCATCCCACTTGGTGGGACACTGATGGGTACAGCAGTTGCATGGTTTGTGATGCCTATTGTTCTAAGGAAGCTCCACAAGTACACTTCAGAAAATCCTCTCATAACGCTTGAAGGGGAGTCAACTAAGAAATACATGTCCTATCAAACAAGCTTGTGGAGTGCATTGGAAGATCCTGCAAAATGTATTATCACTTTTATGGCATTTTCACAGATGTAGGTCCAATTTCACACTTCAAGGAGAAATTTATTCGTTTGATGCATAGTATTGTTATAGTACAGGTGCTAGAAATGACATCTAAATTCACCTAATCTTATTCTAAGGGAAATTCCGAAATTCCTCTAGTGtatcttatattttttaacaaagATGCTATATGATGCATTTCACACTTGTTTTGTCCTCTAAAGCATTTGTCTGCAGCATTATGTGCAAGAAATTTGTTGGCAAATATATGTTCTTCACTTTTCCTTACAGATTGGTAGCATGatgttattttcttcttttgtacAATATGATACAAATTATAGATACTTTCTTAGTTAGATATAAATATGTAAGTGAAATGATTTTTAGTGCTGTAATTCGTTCTGTATGTATGGAATGCATCTAATTCTTTCTCCTTCTTCAGGGCTGCAATTGTTGTGCCAAGTATTTCAGTTTATCTTCCACAGGCATGGAGAGGAACATTTGTTGTATCTCTTCTGTGGTTTCTTCAGAAGTGGAAAACTAACTTCATTGCTAATATTATGACCAATCAATCTGCTATAGGGATGGACAGAGACAGATTGTTAACATTTGATAAGGTGTCATCGTTAGCACTAATTGCACTTGGAGGAATGGCTCTTGCTGAAGCTTGCGGTGTACCTGTGCAGTCAATATTGACTGTTGGTGGTGTCGGAGGTATGCTCAAGTTTTCAGGAAATAGTACACATAAGAGGCTGTTTGTTTCAACTCATACTTATTTCTTTTCATGACAAATTCCTCTTCAATCTGTATTATGGTAACTTTCCTGCCGATAACTAAAATCTGGATAAAATGTGAACTAACAGCTTTTCCTTTATGCTTCTCTAGGTGTTGCTACTGCTTTTGCTGCTAGAGATGTCTTAGGTAACATACTGAGTGGGCTCTCTCTACAATTTTCAAAGCCATTCTTGGTTGGGGATAACATAAAGGTGCATGCTCATTTTTTGGAACCATGAATTTATTTTTACATAAAATCTGTATGAGCTACCAAGTTTAAAGTCTTGATTCTTCAAATACTCTGGATGAGACGTTCTCTTGTCTTAATAGCTAATATGGTGGAAAGTTCAGATATATGTTTTTTATTATCTAGCCAAGTCACGGTCTGTTAGGAAGATAATCATTTTACGACAACAAAGGAGATAAAAAACGTTggagatttaaataaaaaataactcaACTACTTGATAAAGTTTGAAATAACCCATCCTATCTCAAGCATGTTTCGATTAAATGCATCCTAAGTCTAGAATAGTGCATTATGATTTTTgttctttcagaaaaaaaaaggtgcaatTGATTCAACTCTTAGAAAAAGGACTAAGTATTGAAACCATCCAAAATTGACTTGTGAACGCTATATCCTGGCCTCCTGTGTAACATCAGATTCTTATTGGACTTTTTTCGAAGAGTGAGAACGTCAAACTATCAGTGGAAGGAGTAAATGTAGGCTTAGAAAAACAAAAACGTTCACTAAAATTATCAACCATTCAATATTCCATAATCCTGATCAGCAAGCATGCCTTGAGGTGTCTCTTTAGCTTTGATACTCCTATATCGAAATTCAGAGCAATAATACCTGAGTAATTTGAAGTTCTTTCCTTCTGCAGGCTGGGTCAATAGAAGGAAAAGTTATTGAAATTGGACTGACATCCACGTTATTGATTAACCCAGAAAACCTCCCTGTTGTAGTTCCTAACTCACTGTTCTCCAGCCAAGTAATTCCACCTTTGTGGTGATTCTGTTTTACTTTTGTTTCCTGAAAGACAATGCTCCTTGGACATGATTTCCATTTCATAGACCATTGTTTTGACACTGCTTCATGTTGACCCTCCATATGATTTCGTCTGATGATACAGATTATAGTCAATAAATCAAGAGCTGTGTGGCGTGCTAGGGTGGTAAAAATTCCTGTTATAATTGAAGACCTTGAAAAGATTCCTACTATATCAGAGGAGATAAAAGTGAAGTTAAGGTCCAACCCAAACATTGATGCTCCTTACTGCTATCTCTCACGGTTAGAAAGTTCACATGGAGAGCTTACCATTGGTTGCAACATCAAAAGCATGGTATGTTAATTATACTCTTATCATAGTTCTGACAAGTTTGGAATATTAGTGATTGCAACATCAAATGCATGGTATGTTAATTATACTCTTATCATAGTTTGACAAGTTTGGAATATTAGTGATTTTTACCTCTCTTGCACTTCGATGTGAAATAAATCAGGGCTTCACAAGCACTTGCTATGGTAAACTGGTACCGACTGGTATGTCCTAGTGGTATAGTCTGCACTGATGTGTATGCATGTTTCGTACACAACTGCATATTGACACGAGCTCTACAGAGAACCATGGTTTCGAGCGAAGTAATAGACCGTCCAAAACAACACACATTATTCACTATAGTAGGAACATAATGTCATAGGCTCCAGCGATGTCTTGCACTCACACTGCAAGAAGTCTAGGAGCTCCCACAGCACAGTTGTTGACTGCTTCGTAAGAGTAGGACAATTTGTgtattttgttagattttgtcAAATCTTGGGATTACATCATGCAGTTTTATGTTAGTTGTTTACAGATAAATGCATTTAGAGCATTCAAAATGCAGAATGACTATGTTATTATACGCACCTCAGCCTTTCATCCGGAATGGAGGAGAGATGGCGATGAGATAAGAGAGAATATATAGTGAAAGTCTCTACACATCCACCAATGGAGATCACAAAATGTGACTTGACACATATTCGAGGAAGAGGCAGAAAAAGCTAGAAACAGTGCGTTGTATTGTAAAAGTTGTTTCTACAACTCTTTCAGGTTATTATGGCAAAAGCGCTTTTTACGTTGTGAAATGCTCTTAGGAAGCAAATTAACAAAATGACTGCTCTTTTTAGTGGGGCTTAATAACTCAACCTGAACTTGATGATGTGTTTATAAAGAGCTGTTCTTAGAGAGTTAGAAAATTCATTTGTATTCTATTTTCTTGATTACTCTAACAATATTTTTATGATACTTTTGTAGAGAAGAGACGAATGGACAACAGTGGAACAAGATATTCTTTTGAAAGCTGCCAGCATTGTCAAGCAATACGAATCTTGAACTTGCGAGCACATTACAGTTCTGTTCTATCCCTCTCCATTTTACTGCGAGAAGAGGTTAAAGTGGTTACTCTTTTTCTAGTTTGGTATGGGTATATGGGACTGTAAATAGAGTTCTCATGTCCCATACTCTAATGTTTTGATCACATGTGCCATATGCCTTTCCTATTTAAGGAAGTGACCCTTTGTCATCCTACTGTTACATGGATACAAGAAAAGGAGATGAAAGATGAATCACCTATGCACTTCTGTGTTCTGTCCGCCTAATGGATTATACTTGGCTGAATTCCCAATCCTTGCATACACCCACGTCTATGGTCATCGTCTTGTTTCCTTCCTGTCCTTTGGGAGACGACAGCACCCTGCAGCAATTTCGCATTGGAGACTGCAGATTCATGTAAAACTGACAGTTAATATACTTTGTACACTGCTGTGATTAAAAATTGCTCAATCCTCTGTTCATAAATCATCAATGTGAGATCGGTGAGGATTACCCGGTCCCATAAGCCGGGGTCAGGTTTCTTGAGCACGACCACGGTGTCGAGCAGCGCGTCCGGGTCGGCGATCTTCCACCGGCACGGCGGGCGCATGTCATTGCGGTGGCGCCACCGCTGGTACGTCGTCACGGTGGTCTCCCCGTCGCGCGCCACCGTGCGGCGCGCCGACGAGAGGTAGTAGAACGACGGTTTCTCGCAGGGGCGGCGCGCCAGGGGCCTCGTGTTGAAGGCGTGCGCCTTGTAGTCCGCGCGCTTGTACCAGTTCAAAAATGTCCGCGCCGGCAGCTCCATCTCCCGCGCCGAGATCATGCCCCTCGACGCCATCACCACGAACCCCCACGACACGGACACCGTCCACCGGTTGCGCGCGTCGTAGCATATCGACTGCTGCACGGCCCCCGCCGAGTCCAGCGCCACCGGCCCTTCGAACAGCCTCCGCAAAGCCGCCGGCCGCGACCGCGCGTTGGGGAAGAGCGGCCGCACCACGTCGAGGTGGTGCAGCGACACGAGCGGCGCCACCgggtgggcggcgaggaggccgaggaggtcGCCGTACACGTCGTACTGGTGGAACCCCGGGTGCCTCGTGAGCGGCACGCCCAGCTCCGCCATGCACGCGTGGATCCGGTCGTCGCTCCCGTACAGCGACGGGTACCGGTGGATGCAGGCGTCCTGCATCCGCTCCAGCCTCGCCGCCAGCGGCTGGCTGATGgcgaacccgccgccgccgaacgccATCCCGTACGAGAAGAAGATGTTCTGCAGGTGGCTCTCGGAAGGGTAGCCAATGTAGTACGGCTGCCGGTGATCCAGCTTCTGGAGGACCGCGACGAGGTTGTCTGGCAGGAAGACGGTGTCGTCGTCGCCCATGACGTACCAGCGCACGCCGGAGAGGCCGAGGCGGAACGTCTCGGAGACAATGCGGGAGATGCGGATGGCGgagcggtggccgcggcggttCTTGTAAGGGAAGCCGGAGGTGTTCGACGAGATCTTGATTGGTGGCAGCCCGTCTGGCACGCCGGACTCCCGCACCGGCTGATCCATCCACACGAACCCGCGCATTCCGGCGTTAGGGCGCCACCAGATCTTGATATAATCCTTCCGCTTCTCCCACAGCCGAGCGGACGCCGCGATGCCGAACACCACGTGCTGCAgagtcgtcgccgccatcgacaccggggcgggtggcggcgtagacaaggaggacgacgacggcgtgtGGTTGCGGGTGGTGGAGAGTTGGGACAGAGAAACGGAGGAGGTGACGATGGGGCGATCAAGTGGGCAGGACGGCGTGGAGGAGAGAATGGCGTGGAGGGTGTACAGGATGTAGAGGACGGTGAACGGAACAATCAAGATGATGAGGTAGCGGAGGAGGGTGGCCGCGAGGGtctccttgccgccgccgccggtggcggcggcggccttcatTGCGCGCGCCGTCTCTGACCGTCTTTACGGTTTCACCTCCTcgttgccgttgccgtcgccgtcggcggcgaaaAGCGAGAGCTCTCCTGGCGAGAGGAACGGATTGG of the Oryza sativa Japonica Group chromosome 2, ASM3414082v1 genome contains:
- the LOC4330322 gene encoding mechanosensitive ion channel protein 1, mitochondrial isoform X2, with protein sequence MSRTAIILHRFRQAAASQSLVETSLQSCPYFGVPLRWLSCTEQTSKWETSTSYQIDDVDQYSPISSVAKICTHPLSSHVNHCYHHSRSLGFSSVSSSRRMYSSDARAKPEDYKNAMAKVSSTETSEVGATDHSGNTWIDILDSARHSTIDATAAALKKLKAMTDPIVPCIQELYATYPDLQRMVIPLGGTLMGTAVAWFVMPIVLRKLHKYTSENPLITLEGESTKKYMSYQTSLWSALEDPAKCIITFMAFSQMAAIVVPSISVYLPQAWRGTFVVSLLWFLQKWKTNFIANIMTNQSAIGMDRDRLLTFDKVSSLALIALGGMALAEACGVPVQSILTVGGVGGVATAFAARDVLGNILSGLSLQFSKPFLVGDNIKIIVNKSRAVWRARVVKIPVIIEDLEKIPTISEEIKVKLRSNPNIDAPYCYLSRLESSHGELTIGCNIKSMRRDEWTTVEQDILLKAASIVKQYES
- the LOC4330322 gene encoding mechanosensitive ion channel protein 1, mitochondrial isoform X1, whose amino-acid sequence is MSRTAIILHRFRQAAASQSLVETSLQSCPYFGVPLRWLSCTEQTSKWETSTSYQIDDVDQYSPISSVAKICTHPLSSHVNHCYHHSRSLGFSSVSSSRRMYSSDARAKPEDYKNAMAKVSSTETSEVGATDHSGNTWIDILDSARHSTIDATAAALKKLKAMTDPIVPCIQELYATYPDLQRMVIPLGGTLMGTAVAWFVMPIVLRKLHKYTSENPLITLEGESTKKYMSYQTSLWSALEDPAKCIITFMAFSQMAAIVVPSISVYLPQAWRGTFVVSLLWFLQKWKTNFIANIMTNQSAIGMDRDRLLTFDKVSSLALIALGGMALAEACGVPVQSILTVGGVGGVATAFAARDVLGNILSGLSLQFSKPFLVGDNIKAGSIEGKVIEIGLTSTLLINPENLPVVVPNSLFSSQIIVNKSRAVWRARVVKIPVIIEDLEKIPTISEEIKVKLRSNPNIDAPYCYLSRLESSHGELTIGCNIKSMRRDEWTTVEQDILLKAASIVKQYES
- the LOC4330323 gene encoding uncharacterized protein — protein: MKAAAATGGGGKETLAATLLRYLIILIVPFTVLYILYTLHAILSSTPSCPLDRPIVTSSVSLSQLSTTRNHTPSSSSLSTPPPAPVSMAATTLQHVVFGIAASARLWEKRKDYIKIWWRPNAGMRGFVWMDQPVRESGVPDGLPPIKISSNTSGFPYKNRRGHRSAIRISRIVSETFRLGLSGVRWYVMGDDDTVFLPDNLVAVLQKLDHRQPYYIGYPSESHLQNIFFSYGMAFGGGGFAISQPLAARLERMQDACIHRYPSLYGSDDRIHACMAELGVPLTRHPGFHQYDVYGDLLGLLAAHPVAPLVSLHHLDVVRPLFPNARSRPAALRRLFEGPVALDSAGAVQQSICYDARNRWTVSVSWGFVVMASRGMISAREMELPARTFLNWYKRADYKAHAFNTRPLARRPCEKPSFYYLSSARRTVARDGETTVTTYQRWRHRNDMRPPCRWKIADPDALLDTVVVLKKPDPGLWDRSPMRNCCRVLSSPKGQEGNKTMTIDVGVCKDWEFSQV